One genomic window of Flavobacteriales bacterium includes the following:
- a CDS encoding riboflavin biosynthesis protein RibF, which yields MVTLGTFDGVHVGHKKILERLITTSRKRNFRSVLITFSPHPRLVLQTNQNDLKLLNTLDEKIELLDHSGLDNLIIHPFTQEFSRLSYTAFVR from the coding sequence ATGGTGACCCTGGGCACGTTTGACGGAGTACACGTTGGGCACAAGAAAATTCTGGAAAGACTTATAACTACAAGCCGGAAGCGAAACTTCAGAAGTGTACTGATTACTTTTTCGCCTCATCCGAGACTGGTGCTCCAGACCAACCAAAACGACCTAAAGCTGCTGAATACCCTTGATGAAAAAATTGAACTTCTGGATCATTCCGGACTCGATAACCTGATCATTCACCCCTTTACTCAAGAATTTTCAAGACTTTCCTATACCGCCTTTGTGAGG